From Luteolibacter yonseiensis, one genomic window encodes:
- a CDS encoding VOC family protein, with protein sequence MKLHRIDHIGITVRDLPAMRDFLLALGMEVIGEDDVSGPWVDRVIGLDNARSSIAMLKTPDGNANIELVQFHHPASPGEATPPHPMNVPGLRHLAFTVGDLEGTVAHLRQKGAELLGEIVNYRDIYKLCCIRGPEGIILELAEEL encoded by the coding sequence ATGAAACTCCACCGCATCGACCACATCGGCATCACCGTCCGCGACCTGCCCGCCATGAGAGACTTCCTCCTCGCCCTCGGCATGGAAGTCATCGGCGAGGACGACGTCAGCGGCCCATGGGTGGACCGCGTCATCGGCCTCGACAACGCCCGCAGCTCCATCGCCATGCTGAAAACCCCCGATGGAAACGCCAACATCGAGCTCGTCCAATTCCACCACCCCGCCTCTCCCGGCGAAGCCACCCCGCCGCATCCCATGAACGTCCCCGGCCTCCGCCACCTCGCCTTCACCGTCGGAGACCTCGAAGGCACCGTCGCCCACCTCCGTCAAAAAGGCGCCGAACTCCTCGGCGAAATCGTCAACTACCGCGACATCTACAAACTCTGCTGCATCCGCGGCCCCGAAGGCATCATCCTCGAACTCGCCGAAGAACTCTAA
- a CDS encoding outer membrane protein — translation MKNTILLSLLLAMPALAGTTQVINEPPPPTVTNDSWQWFIGGSAGYLLDYEEDMYTLRIGANSPWVFSGWSVSLFAEGGWTENHDALDAVTPPGGDNEIDLVPITLNARFEHLISGGLSAYVGGGLGASYVDAEVSGFGATAEADDWVFTAQVFAGLAYHVNDNVEIFGGARWIYFDDPSFSGVSLDDDVLFEGGLTFHF, via the coding sequence ATGAAAAACACGATCCTGTTGTCGCTTCTCCTCGCAATGCCAGCCCTTGCCGGGACCACGCAAGTCATCAACGAACCCCCGCCACCAACCGTCACCAACGACTCATGGCAGTGGTTCATCGGTGGATCCGCCGGATACCTCCTCGACTACGAAGAAGACATGTACACCCTCCGGATCGGCGCGAACTCCCCATGGGTCTTCAGCGGCTGGAGCGTCTCCCTCTTCGCCGAAGGCGGCTGGACCGAAAACCACGACGCCCTCGACGCCGTCACCCCTCCCGGCGGTGACAACGAGATCGACCTCGTCCCCATCACCCTCAACGCCCGCTTCGAGCACCTCATCTCCGGCGGCCTCAGCGCCTACGTCGGCGGCGGTCTCGGTGCCAGCTACGTCGATGCCGAAGTCAGCGGCTTCGGTGCCACCGCCGAAGCGGACGACTGGGTATTCACCGCCCAGGTCTTCGCCGGCCTCGCCTACCACGTGAACGACAACGTCGAAATCTTCGGCGGCGCCCGCTGGATCTACTTCGACGATCCAAGCTTCAGCGGCGTCTCCCTCGACGACGACGTCCTCTTCGAAGGCGGCCTCACCTTCCACTTCTGA
- a CDS encoding response regulator transcription factor: MLTPTERAEQVVHLADADQSFRTATCHQLEAAGFQTRQHPTATDFLDSHTAPPRGCLVLDIRFPTGISGPDLQQELNRRHAILPLIFLTGHGDIPTSVKVLKGGAHDFLTKPADISSLLQAVTTALAKEQALWDSRQKYKDRLENLLNLTATEREIFLRMVDGISYERICRELGIPRATVSTHRSGIMRKMKATTLAQLVHQTHQLRVSMGKESFPTVRSLFEIEEL, encoded by the coding sequence ATGCTCACACCCACCGAGCGCGCGGAGCAGGTCGTCCATCTCGCCGATGCCGACCAATCCTTCCGCACCGCCACCTGCCACCAGCTCGAAGCAGCGGGATTCCAGACCCGCCAACACCCCACCGCAACCGACTTCCTCGACAGCCACACCGCCCCCCCGCGCGGCTGCCTCGTTCTCGACATCCGCTTCCCCACGGGCATCAGCGGACCCGACCTCCAACAGGAACTGAACCGCCGCCACGCGATCCTTCCCCTCATCTTCCTCACCGGCCACGGAGACATCCCCACCAGCGTCAAGGTCCTCAAGGGCGGAGCCCACGACTTCCTCACCAAGCCCGCCGACATCAGCAGCCTCCTGCAGGCAGTCACCACCGCCCTCGCCAAGGAACAAGCCCTCTGGGACTCCAGGCAAAAATACAAGGATCGCCTGGAAAACCTCCTCAACCTCACCGCGACCGAGCGGGAGATCTTCCTCCGCATGGTGGACGGCATCAGCTACGAGCGCATCTGCCGGGAACTCGGCATCCCCCGCGCCACCGTCAGCACCCACCGCTCCGGCATCATGCGGAAAATGAAAGCCACCACCCTCGCCCAACTCGTCCACCAGACCCACCAACTGCGCGTCTCCATGGGCAAGGAATCCTTCCCCACCGTCCGCAGCCTCTTCGAAATCGAGGAACTCTAG
- a CDS encoding helix-turn-helix domain-containing protein — MSISSVRFNMSSPLRIGVLLREEYLKSRRDIMDGVINYCLENSGLMAFFLPLKSGEPPSPALLSKIHGFVTWAAPGDRWLPDMWSASIPVVNCNDAHSGAVPCVSAGNTHEIAGGYLKSLERRTIGCVTTSRHAADWPGTLLPANGVHSISGNFDIRVFTNVSRDPGRFPEHMLCGEGEEELEEFLRDLPKPASLWCVHDEMAALVWRKADELGIHVPNEIAIVGFGDHPCAVHSTPGITTLRLPGYNLGYEAAKRLHHQFTGTEELTATTRYLPLTTGDIIERFSTGGYHQINRGMQRAWRLLEEYPDDGLTVEHLIEHARISRAGFYKEFEKAFNISPGKAIRNSRIKKARKYLLNSNIPISVVGKRCAFHAESEFCNFFKRETGETPMEWRNNHLFATRA, encoded by the coding sequence ATGTCCATTTCATCAGTCAGGTTCAACATGTCATCCCCGCTCCGCATCGGAGTCCTCCTGCGCGAGGAATACCTCAAGAGCCGCAGGGACATCATGGACGGAGTCATCAACTACTGTCTGGAAAACTCCGGACTCATGGCCTTCTTCCTCCCGCTCAAAAGCGGCGAGCCCCCCTCTCCCGCCCTCCTCTCGAAAATCCACGGCTTCGTCACCTGGGCCGCCCCCGGAGACCGCTGGCTGCCTGACATGTGGTCGGCTTCCATCCCCGTCGTCAACTGCAACGACGCCCACTCCGGCGCCGTCCCCTGCGTCTCCGCCGGAAACACCCATGAAATCGCCGGCGGCTACCTGAAAAGCCTCGAACGCCGCACCATCGGCTGCGTCACCACATCCCGGCACGCCGCCGACTGGCCCGGCACCCTCCTTCCCGCCAACGGCGTTCATAGTATCTCCGGCAACTTCGACATCAGGGTCTTCACCAACGTCTCCAGGGACCCCGGCCGCTTCCCCGAGCACATGCTCTGCGGAGAAGGCGAGGAAGAACTCGAGGAATTCCTCCGCGACCTCCCCAAACCCGCCTCCCTCTGGTGCGTCCACGACGAAATGGCCGCCCTCGTCTGGCGCAAGGCCGACGAACTCGGCATCCACGTCCCCAACGAAATCGCCATCGTCGGCTTCGGCGACCATCCCTGCGCCGTCCACAGCACACCCGGCATCACCACCCTGCGCCTCCCCGGCTACAACCTCGGCTACGAAGCCGCGAAACGCCTCCACCACCAGTTCACCGGCACCGAGGAACTCACCGCCACCACCCGCTACCTGCCCCTCACCACCGGAGACATCATCGAAAGATTCTCCACCGGAGGCTACCACCAGATCAACCGCGGCATGCAGCGCGCCTGGAGACTGCTCGAGGAATACCCCGACGACGGCCTCACCGTCGAACACCTCATCGAACACGCCCGCATCTCCAGGGCCGGCTTCTACAAGGAATTCGAAAAAGCCTTCAACATCTCCCCCGGCAAGGCCATCCGCAACTCGCGCATCAAAAAAGCCAGGAAATACCTCCTCAACAGCAACATCCCCATCTCCGTCGTCGGCAAGCGGTGCGCCTTCCACGCCGAATCCGAATTCTGCAACTTCTTCAAACGCGAAACCGGAGAAACCCCCATGGAATGGCGCAACAACCACCTCTTCGCCACAAGAGCCTGA
- a CDS encoding response regulator transcription factor — protein sequence MHLNAQPEQLVHYIHEDGTLPTLVSRQLRDAGLVLRPYSSATEMLEAQRSVLRGCFVLDVHTTRGLGGLEIQAELIRRNDHLPVIFLTDHGTIPNSVLAIKRGAADFLTRQTTAEVLLATITKAMAREAQTWNLTRKGMDLKHRWQKLTPSERKVFSCVVSGMTNKQIGGRLGSTERTIRAHRASLMEKMAAGSIAELVHQAHDLGLPVDPA from the coding sequence ATGCATTTGAACGCACAGCCGGAACAGCTTGTTCATTACATTCATGAAGACGGGACCCTTCCCACCCTCGTGAGCCGGCAGCTCCGGGACGCCGGGCTCGTCCTCCGGCCCTACTCCTCCGCCACCGAGATGCTGGAAGCCCAGCGCTCCGTCCTGCGCGGCTGCTTCGTGCTCGACGTCCACACCACACGCGGACTCGGAGGACTTGAGATCCAGGCGGAACTCATCCGGAGGAACGACCACCTCCCCGTCATCTTCCTCACCGACCACGGCACCATCCCCAACAGCGTCCTCGCCATCAAGCGCGGCGCCGCCGACTTCCTCACCCGGCAGACCACCGCCGAAGTCCTCCTCGCCACCATCACCAAGGCCATGGCGCGCGAGGCCCAGACATGGAACCTCACCCGCAAGGGCATGGACCTCAAACACCGCTGGCAGAAACTCACCCCCAGCGAGCGCAAGGTCTTCTCCTGCGTCGTCTCCGGAATGACCAACAAACAGATCGGCGGCCGGCTCGGCTCCACCGAGAGGACCATCCGCGCCCACCGCGCCAGCCTCATGGAAAAAATGGCCGCCGGCTCCATCGCGGAACTCGTCCACCAGGCCCACGACCTCGGCCTCCCCGTCGACCCCGCCTGA
- a CDS encoding glycosyltransferase family 32 protein, with product MNIPKIIHQSWKDSNVPAEVYPHAWQDSWRRHHPGWEHVLWTDEDNRDLVRTRYPEFLRFYDGMDVGIKRADFARFLYMHSHGGVYADLDFICLRELTPLLHGARLVVGRLTEDNTHYRIPNAFMASEPGVDFWLKVARDAMAAPEWEQGVERLSGPFRLQWALEKYRPEGLRILDPHLVYPIDWIHLTHWHDGVLFREDEARMAREFRVMPLERIEAALPQAFAVTTWNHNW from the coding sequence ATGAATATTCCAAAGATCATCCATCAGTCGTGGAAAGATAGTAATGTGCCCGCGGAGGTATATCCGCACGCGTGGCAGGATTCGTGGCGGAGGCATCATCCGGGGTGGGAGCATGTCCTGTGGACGGATGAGGACAACCGCGATCTGGTGAGGACGAGGTATCCGGAGTTCCTGCGGTTTTATGACGGCATGGATGTGGGGATCAAGAGGGCGGATTTCGCGCGGTTCCTCTACATGCATTCGCATGGCGGGGTGTATGCGGATCTGGATTTCATCTGCCTGCGGGAGCTGACGCCGCTGTTGCATGGGGCGAGGCTGGTGGTGGGGCGGCTGACGGAGGACAACACGCATTACAGGATTCCGAACGCTTTCATGGCGTCGGAGCCGGGTGTGGATTTCTGGCTGAAGGTGGCGAGGGACGCGATGGCGGCTCCGGAGTGGGAGCAGGGGGTGGAGCGGCTTTCGGGGCCTTTCCGGCTGCAGTGGGCGCTGGAGAAGTACCGGCCGGAGGGTCTGAGGATCCTGGATCCGCACCTGGTTTATCCGATCGACTGGATCCATCTGACGCATTGGCATGACGGGGTGCTTTTCCGTGAGGATGAGGCGAGGATGGCGCGGGAGTTCCGGGTGATGCCGCTGGAGAGGATCGAGGCGGCGCTTCCCCAGGCGTTCGCGGTGACGACGTGGAACCATAACTGGTGA